TTCTTTTCTCTTGCAAATCATTTTCGCCTGTTTTAAATTAGGTTCCTATTATAGGCCAAAGTTTTCCATTAGGGTTAGTGATGTAttattttgcttaattttttaagttagtAAAAGTATGGAATTTTGTTTATGTTGAAATGGGACTAGGATGACGCCTGTGTAATGTTTTTATTCGTTTAACGTTTGTTCTATATAACTGATCGGTGTAGGGGTGACTTGTAGAATACATTCTGACCGTTCAAGTTAGAATCTTTATATGTAGATCTATAGTATTTCAATTGTGTGTAAAAGTGAGTTTACTCGAAattaattatctatttattGAGTTTATGAGAATCTGactaattaatttacttttaatcagtagccattataatattaattacactTTAACTTTGTTGTCAAAACCAAGCAACAAACACTTCCTCACACGTCAACCAGTGGGTCCTTTCCATCCAGTTCGTCGCTGTATCCATTGGCTATAAGCGTAACAAATTTAATTcagttattaattttaattttagttttgttaactattttaaataaacttgttCTAAATTCTGTAAGCCCTAAACTTTTTCTCCTTTGAAGTTTATTATAATCTATCTACTAGCCATTATTGAGATAGTTCATGAAGTTGAACATAGTTAAATGGTAATTTCGTTGTTAGCCACGTAagatgaaacaaataaattcagCAATAAACCTAGCTATAACTTTCAGTCTTTGTCGTTCTGGATAGagatgtttttactttttttattattctactCTTTCTTATAAAAGAACATATAGTAgttacctttctttttcttctgcttCACCAACAGCTATTTAGTGCATTGAACCTGTAATATGATGAATTTAACCGACAGCTATTTTTAATAATGCCGTATATCATGGGGACTTCATTTTTAGAACATTATATTGTCTTGTTATAATCTTCAATTTAAGAGAAAAACCCTGTAAGAAAATTATGTGCAAAAATTCCTTCACATTTAAAGATATTGTTCGTTTTAGTCCaaactttcataaatttttttttatcattataaaaatctCTTGTAAATGAaagtatcttatgtgtatataaacacatgttcatcttttaatttttctgatgTGTGACTTTGTTTGTATTCCATAATTACAAGTAAATagcataattttaattttttaaaatcaaataaaataagtaatatattaaatatttccttGACTTCCAGTTTGGTCTTgttaaaacaaaaggaaataaaagatgATTGGAGAAGTGAACTTGTTTCAGGTTTTGGTTGTTCAAACTGAGCATGTGCGCGCAGCAGATAGACATAAACAACgaaaaaacaaaatgcaacatAGAACTGCATGCAATTTCAAAATTGACAACacaggaaataaaaaaatattattaaatccTTATAAACTAAAAGTATTATGAGTTTAATGTTGAACAGTAGGTACACATGTACCGTTGCATTGTACGAGGCGATCGAGACCTTTGACTGTTTATATATCAGATTGCCTTGGAAATGAAATCAGAAAATAACTACCTTTCAAGCTACCATTAAGTTTTATTGCAGAacataaactaataattttatagtGAATCTCTTAGACTTAGTCATGGGtgatttaatataatgaaaagcATGGTGGATTTAGCTTCCAAAACAAAGAATGGTGAGGTAGAAGGAAAGCTCTGACTTGCACTAATCACTCACATGCCAAGCATGGGAAACGCAACTTGACGTTTAACTCATCCTAACCTGGACAAAAGTTTTTGTTCGTTTTCTCATGCATGCATGTGACATACAAAACCCAATCACtcattacaaatataatattccATCTTCTCAGAATTTaaccttttaatattaacaCTTACCAAAGCACAACTTCTATAAATTGGAGCCATATCATTAGCCACACTCAACCTATTTCAACCAGGTTCAGTTCTATTGTTCCATAATAACCCTAACCCAACCCTTCTCATGATATAGCCAAAAACCCTTAACAAGGGTTCAAACATCATGTCCATGGATCCTACCAAGAAACCTAACAAGATCAGAGACATAGTGAGGCTTCAACAGATTCTTAAGAAATGGAGAAGGGCAGCAAACTCTTCAAAAACAAGTAGAAGTAATAgtaacaacaccaacaacagcACCGGCAGAAGCATCAAATTTCTCAAAAGAACACTTTCTATTTCGGAGGGAGGAGGATCGAGCAGTGTTGTTCCCAAGGGCTACGTTGCTGTTTGTGTTGGCGTTGACCTTAGCAGGTTCGTTATACCAACCGAGTATTTGGGTCACCAAGCTTTTCACATGTTACTCAGAGAAGCTGAGGAAGAGTTTGGGTTTGAACAAACTGGGGTTCTCAGAATCCCTTGTGAAGTGTCTGTGTTCGAGAGTATCTTGAAGATAGTAGAGAGAAAGGACAAGTTTTTCACTCAGAAATGCAGGTTTAGCATTGAGAAAATGATGGGATATTGTTCCTCCAACAACCTTGCTTATTCTCATCACCCTCAAAGTCCAATGTGCAGATAGTTTAggattttgacaattttatacattttttcttttcttttcttctttgtggAAGCTCATCCATGTAAGAGAGGGTTGGAGTGAATTCCAACAAATTCATCAGTTACAACTGAGATAACCCTCTATGCAAAGAATACAACTTTCATTGTCCAAATCATGTATCTCAAGCAATTTTGGACCAGTGATGATAAGACAAAAAGCTTTCACAGATGACAAATCTGAGTACtgcttctattttttttattctggaATAGaaacttttgttattttacatttcaattcataaatttacttctgtgttgttgttttttataaataatataacgtGCCTTGTATATTTTCGCACCTGTTAGGAATTGGGAAACTTGTGATCACGCACATCAGTATGAATCAGAAGGTTCTTATCAGAAACACCTTAGAAGTTATTGACTTTATACATTTAGTGAATgaagaagtattatttaattggaaagaatcaattcaaatctTTCAGCCAAGCCAAAGGTATAGGCTAATCACACAGAAGATAAAACTTTAACTATGAAAAAAAGACATATATGAAACAAAATCGAGAGGATGTGTTCAAACAACTTTGAATTTAACCCAATTAGTCTAGTTAAGATTAAGACTGAAGTTTTTGGATAGTTTTTTACAAGAGGTTCAATCATTGCTGTCATGTTAAGAACATATCAGCTATCAATTTGTTAACAGAAAATACTAGGAATACCTACTATGATCAGTGTGTTTAGTTTGATAATGGAAAGTCAAATATGAAAGTTTTCAATAAATCTTTCCCACAACATAAACCAATTCATTCCTTTAAACATATGgatatatttataagtattgTTTTTGAAGTTAAATCTTTGATATCCGAGAGTGGCCATATGTGAGATCTTCACCAGATAAGTGGAAATTAACATATACGGATAATCTACGGAAGTTTCCCATCTTAGAAGCCATGTCAATGTTTCTCTTCATTTGAATTCCCTTCCCATGTGCCTTAGAAAAATCATTGAGATTACAACTTGTAATGTCACTGTATCGTATGCATCAACACATGTTTCAATGCTGCATTACGTACGCTCAGAAATATTAAATCCTACTCCCTTGCCTTCAAGTATTGCTCATTGAGAATTTATAAATGGCATGATGCGTTTAACTTTGATGTTATTTATGTAGTGTATTTCTTTTTGCatcttattattatcatttaatgaTATATTGTTAACTATTCTTAATCTCAAGTAATGAATTTAACAACACGTCTGCAGAAGAAGTTTACTGACAGAAATCAAATCTTCAAACTTCTACTGAACAATTCACATGTCTGCATTCATAATTCAGAAGGGAAAACATGTGTAACGGTGGAAGTTGAGAAATTCACCCTCGTTATCTGTGGTATGTGACAGGACTAGACTTAAATTACAAGCTTCTACAGCATATGGAATCTTCCACTAAGTTCATGAGGACTTGTGTTAAATACTATAATGTAGCACATGGCCAAATAATTTAGTGGCCTACATTGATATATGTGCTGCCTTCATCAATTTAAcagaaaaacatatattgtttttaaatctaTAACATTCTCTTAATAATAATCCTTTTAGCACTAAAGAAAATCAGGATAACTATTTAGATCTTAAGTCAAGAATGTGAACTGGTGTCATGTGTGATCAGCTTAAAAAAATGCAGAAGCAACTCTAGTCAGATTTCCCAGGATACCACGTGTTGATTCCATAACTAAATCTCATGATCATTAGAATATGTCTGCGTAATTGCAACTTGAGAGGAGATTCTGATTCATATACGAGCCTTCAGTCACCTTGTTATGATAAGATGTTTCAAAGAAATGTAACTTGTTTCGTTGTCCAATTAACGGAGGAGAGAACATGCACTCAGAAAAGATTTGATTGTACTATCTCTGACACTTTATTTCGGTTTATTCACATGAATTTCACTACGtagaaagataaaatgataaattatatgGTTCTGGACTGCATAATCTTACCCAAATCTAGTCTAACTActattttatgttaattgaaAATGTCTGTGTTATGTAGATATTGACTGAGACCATGAACGGATAGATGACTGAGCATGATCACAGAAGACTGAGACTATGTTCTAGCATTTCTCACTCTTCTAATAAGAGAAATTATTTAAGTGATTTCGATTCATATAGGTATATTAATTTTCACAAGACACCTTAAGAGTAACCCATCAAACAGACATCCATTGTTTTTATAAGGTTGCCCTGATAACTTTTACTAGGATAACTCTTGTTTTATCAGCCCCTATTCCTTTTCAAACTATCAATCTTTAAATTTTCATGTGATCAACTAGTATGCTACAGCCTGCAACTCACCATATTTAAACATTGTTAACCACCTGAGCAAAGAATTTCTCAAATGGAATCTATAAACCGTTAACCAAAGCatcattttgaaaaagaaaaaagttacaaaatacaATAGCTTAAACTTGATTAgatttttcctaaatatgcaaTTTATTCAGTTTCTTTTGAAGATGATTCTACTTGAACTCTGTTGGTCAgttaaaataatctattattagcTTTTCTTGCTTACAGATTTTCCCATACTTCAAAGGATTATCAAATTTTGAACGGTTCCATGCAGACAAACAGTTAGCGTCAACCCCAGTTTTCAAATTGGATACATCTTTTTGCCTCGCCATAATGTGAAGATTAATGATCTTGACAACCCAGTAAATTTATACAAGTGATTGTTAGTTGTTCAAATATCCTTTTCCTGatgtaaaatatagaaaatataaaggaCAAATCAGTTAAGGTAAAAGCAATCAGCAGACGTTGTTCATGCAACATTAACTTTGATACAAAGAATATTTATCACCTTCCATCATTAGCTCTGCATTTGGTTTCCATTTGTTATTGAATAATGTAGTAAAGACTGTTTTCTTGTTGTTTCTTATTGATAGTCTCGTCGTAGCAGAGGCTGAGATTAGTCTGCAATAGTGCAGAATCTTATGTATAATTTATCAGTTTTCGGGTGACTTCATAACAATTACTACTGGCCACCACTTgcaatataaaactttttaaattaagaaaagatgaaacaaaaataaaaactgaagtTAAAATTGAACACTACAGTATGCATCGAGATGCATGAAAAGCTGTTAGTGTACAACCTTTTTTAATAGCATCATCCATCAGTTGCAGTGTATCCAaaagaaatacataaaaaagaTGACAGTGAAACATTGAATCATACAAAAAATATGACAGTGAAACAGTTTTCCATCACTTAATCTCTTAAACCTTTTGACAAGTATAATGGATTTGATTCCTTTCAAAGTAGAAAAATTGTACACTAATTTATTTCAAAtgcaattgtgttggtcacTCATAGTATTTAGACAAAAACAggacacaacaacaacaacatgaaTGAGAGCAGATATGATCAAAAGAAAAACTCTAAccacttccatttttttttttcaaatcatcaGCCTCTAACAATGCAGAATCTTTTCCTAAATTGATTATATCATGCTTAAAAATGAATAGGGTGATTCTGTAACACAATACTCTGGCCCCCACTtccaatataaaaatctaaatcgaaaaaaaaaaaattgtaatgagCAGCAAGAACGCATAACATTATCAAGCTTCAACATTTACAATTCTTTGGATCACATCACTTACAGTAATCCATGAGATACAAAACAGAGATGACAGTGAAACACTGTATCATCTCTTTCCTTAACTTTTTGACcagtaaataaaattgattcatCTTAAAGAAGTAAAATTGTATAGGAGATCGACAAGAGCAGGTgtgaagaatgaaaataaacaagAGAATCGATCCTTGTTGCTGATTAGCGTAATCACTATGGCATGAAATTGTGAAAAAGAAAGTTGTTGGTCAATTCAGTTCTGGGAATCTTCGAAATTAGGAAAAGTGACGCATTTGAAGACCTTGCAGTTAGAACACAAGACATACCCAACCTGAAAGCACAGAGCTTTAATATCTATAATGACATTGAAAGGTGAATAACATTGCAAAATAGTGTATGACTCACGGCTTTGCAAGAGGGACATCTTCGATAGATACGTTTGTTTTCGGCTTTGATGTTGGTCTTTTGGCCTTTACAAAAGTCACAGACTAACCACCCTTTTCCATTGCAAGGCTCACACATGATAGCTGCATCTGCATCAACCTTGATCAAGAACAAACATATGAGGTGGATGAAGCTTTTGAGTTGAATGAATTCAATAATGGcgaagaaaagaagaagtaCGTGTTGTTGGTGAATGGGAGTGCAGTGGAGGGGCTTGATGTGAAGGACACGGCTATGGAGTTTGGTGAGAGAGGGAGTTGAAGGAAAGGAAAGAGAAGGTGCTGCAACTGTAAGGGACATGGTTGCCATTTCCCTGTCCTGTGTGAGAAGTGGATATGGTTCCACATCGTCTATTCTTGATATctaatttttcaactttccaTTTCTAACCTtgtttctttcttaaaataacATGTCTGTCATTCACATTGTTATAAAGCTCTCTTCTTCCTAAGTTTAAGAATTTATTTGATAAAGCTGAGGTAAATTCACTACTAATTTATTTCACTTATGACATCTAATGAAAAGTAGTCTATAAATactcttaaaatatttcttttttttttatttttaacccaCAATAGTTCctataacttatttaatttttttatcatctatattatttctcatttcaaatttataaaaaattattattattattatactattattaatattgctggattattttatataatttaaattaaaaatttaatattacaaattaaattaagtaatattttattacaaaatattgtataaatattacatgaagtaaaaattgaaaaataaattaacacagtgctaatttcaattggaaaagtataacttttttaaaagtaaataaaaactaaatttgataaataattattagatccacttatttaaataaaattatatcttcaaaaacaaaacatatgttagaatttaattaataaaataattagataatGGATATTTCTATTGTAAAACAAATTCAGTGTTATTCCCTCTATCATTTCATCTTTTCCCTCCACTTCTCCAATCTTTTCTCAATTTCAATCTTatcctttttacttttatctttatctattttacattttattttttaaaatcctaaTCTCCTTTTACTTTCACTCTTTCTCTCAAAGGCAAGCCTCCACCTCCCACCCTCactttcactttctctctttcttttcaattttcacatCTGTTGAAACAAAAGTATGTGTAGGTGTCTTTCTTCTTAAAATGATCTCTTAAGATCGAATGACTTCTTCATATGTtaatgatgattatgttgtaTTTTGGATATATCAGTCTAGACcttcattttttcaatataaaagttCGTGTAATGGTGTATCTTTTAAAACTTTGCTTTAAGCTtgtgattttgatttcaaaaataaatgtgCAATTGTAAAAATTACGTAAAATTGAGGTAAGTGGTCACTGTTCTCATTTTGGTGTTTGGTGACTTCAATGGCATTTTACCACATCGATGATATTTTACATAACTTTATTGTTTAAGATAGAAGTAATGGAAACATGAACCTAACACATCCCTAAGTGCAGCAAATGATTCAATTTTCTTGCACTATATGTACATGATACTATAGCAAAGgaaatttgaagatattttaatgaaataattctCTCTCCAATACAAAAGTCAATTTTACACACGAATCTTTACacaaacttaatataaaaatggttTATGTGACTGTCTttacaatgaaatgaaataGCAATGTTACTATTATTCATGTATAGGCAAAGAGACACTTGATTTTCCTTCAAAAGACAATTTGCATTGCATCTCCAATTGTTCAACATCTTTTAAAGCCAATCGTTATCAGatgtaaaaattgaaaagaaagagagaaagtgaaagtGGGGGCTTGTCTCGGAGAGAAAGAGTGAAAGTGAAAGggaattaggattttaaaaactaaaaagtaaaataagtaaAGGTAAAAGTAAAATGGATAAgattgaaatttagaaaaaattgagGAAGTGGAAGGAAAAGATGGAGTGGTGAAGGGAGTAACACTCATTAtatgagttaaaaaataatttgtaacaatattaattaaaaagctttaatttaaactgtcaacacccaatttcgtccgggtgacaaaatatatttatcttctttctttttatcattttgtttttttgttatattatctattttttatttatttatttttttatttattttttatttttatttttatttttttatttcacttatttatctctatttgttttcttgtttatattagtttttttattttaattctatttttacttttattttattttttgattatttagagttatttgttttattttgtgttagttaagattttttgtgaaaaaagaaaagaaaaaaagaaaaaataagcaaaagacaaaaaagaaaaaggaaaacgaaaaaagaaacaaaatcacaaaGTCAACTATTTCTTTCTTgtcctttttgtttttcctgCAACAGATCAACATTGGCATCAGAACGTTTCAGAGGAAAGCTCGAAATGGCTTATACAATGCCCACGAGAAAACAATTGTGTGACTCTTGCTAAAAATCTCTATGCAAGGTTGTGCCACACACCAAAGGAGTAAAGATATCAATGGCTTTTACCATctgatcaaataaaaaacactaaCGAAGAAAAAAACAAGGAGAAAATCCCAAGTCAGAAGATATGGAACTCAGGACACAGGGGCTTGGGTTCGGTTTTTGAATGGGGCTTCGTAAATAAGGAAGGGACCATCACAAGAAGAGCACGGAGACAACACTCGGGAATGATTATTCAGATTCAAACACTTCACCACAACAACGAGAGGAGATCCAACACCATTACTCACCATCAGATAACGTTGGAGACCCAATACCATTGCCATCACGGATCATCACCGCTCGGGAAGAGCACCTCACGGCCAGAGAAGGGGAGAACCATTTGACTTCACCAGTTCTTTGAAGCTGCGAAGGTAAGTCATCCTACACCTAAGCTCTTTGGTCATACTCGGCTGTATGCTCGTGTATATGCTTTCCTTGGAGATGAATGAGTGATGTTTGATCCATGAATATAGTTGTGTTGTTTTCTTGGTGACACCCTCTGCTAATCAAAACTGCACCCCAAAATGTAGTTTTTGCAAGATTCATTAGCATAACTTACAATAGAAAATAGACATATACTCCCCCAACACCAGGGCCTCAATATTCCCTTTCCCTGCATCCAGAAAAGGCTccaaaaaatgtaataaaaagcAAACAGAAACAGCAGAGGCATTCATATCAGTTCTCATACGAAAATAGGAAAGGGAAGTAGTTTTTCCCTCTAGCGGACCATACGCTTGTCTGCCACGGCTGCCTTCAATCTCAACATCACCTTTCCCCACACAGGGAATAGGGTTCTAAAGCGTGACCAACACCTTTAGCAAACCGAAACCAATGCCCTTTGTGCATAACCTGAACCCGCACACGACCCTGTTATCATCATCAACCTT
This DNA window, taken from Vigna radiata var. radiata cultivar VC1973A chromosome 5, Vradiata_ver6, whole genome shotgun sequence, encodes the following:
- the LOC106761700 gene encoding auxin-responsive protein SAUR71 produces the protein MSMDPTKKPNKIRDIVRLQQILKKWRRAANSSKTSRSNSNNTNNSTGRSIKFLKRTLSISEGGGSSSVVPKGYVAVCVGVDLSRFVIPTEYLGHQAFHMLLREAEEEFGFEQTGVLRIPCEVSVFESILKIVERKDKFFTQKCRFSIEKMMGYCSSNNLAYSHHPQSPMCR
- the LOC106761632 gene encoding uncharacterized protein LOC106761632 isoform X2 — its product is MATMSLTVAAPSLSFPSTPSLTKLHSRVLHIKPLHCTPIHQQHVDADAAIMCEPCNGKGWLVCDFCKGQKTNIKAENKRIYRRCPSCKAVGYVLCSNCKVFKCVTFPNFEDSQN
- the LOC106761632 gene encoding uncharacterized protein LOC106761632 isoform X1, encoding MATMSLTVAAPSLSFPSTPSLTKLHSRVLHIKPLHCTPIHQQHVLLLFFAIIEFIQLKSFIHLICLFLIKVDADAAIMCEPCNGKGWLVCDFCKGQKTNIKAENKRIYRRCPSCKAVGYVLCSNCKVFKCVTFPNFEDSQN